A single Penaeus chinensis breed Huanghai No. 1 chromosome 7, ASM1920278v2, whole genome shotgun sequence DNA region contains:
- the LOC125027532 gene encoding uncharacterized protein LOC125027532 yields MRESGYTLVFVALTFLGAEATSPLQPLTVPARPKDVTLQKSSLFYLWNQQQHFEDTFPVQRDTRAIGSLLSPAHHYIGNLVPQDSIHPLYSNSYARLRAELLLDHMLQDTVYPDDERMSSSNGLEVYTLNYNPVVFRKNNQGNITVNDTIVLNVETLPGGLVSYTLDGILSNYQQRVHEAFEEILKVATPHSPFHSPQEEGA; encoded by the exons ATGAGAGAATCAG GTTATACCTTGGTATTTGTGGCTTTAACGTTTCTGGGTGCGGAGGCGACCTCACCGCTTCAACCCTTGACTGTCCCAGCTCGCCCTAAGGATGTGACCCTCCAAAAgtcatctctcttttatttgtggAATCAACAACAACACTTTGAAGACACTTTCCCTGTGCAGAGGGATACACGAG CCATAGGAAGTTTGTTGAGTCCTGCTCACCACTACATAGGTAATCTAGTTCCCCAGGACTCCATCCATCCGCTCTACTCAAATAGTTACGCTAGACTACGAGCTGAATTACTCCTGGACCACATGCTCCAAGACACCGTATATCCCGACGACGAAAGGATGAGTTCAAGCAATGGCCTGGAAGTTTACACTCTCAACTACAACCCCGTTGTTTTCAGAAAGAACAACCAAG GGAACATCACAGTTAATGACACCATTGTCCTGAATGTCGAAACACTGCCTGGCGGACTAGTAAGCTACACGCTGGATGGTATCCTGTCTAATTATCAGCAAAGAGTGCATGAGGCTTTCGAAGAAATTTTGAAAGTTGCAACTCCACATTCGCCCTTCC ACTCACCCCAAGAAGAAGGCGCGTAA